A single region of the Paraburkholderia sp. SOS3 genome encodes:
- a CDS encoding alpha/beta fold hydrolase — MNTPISCHRRTVNGIKLHYTLAGDGPPVVLLHGFPETSHTWRRQIPVLSRHYQLIVPDLRGYGASDKPVSGYDKRTMANDIKELLATLGISRAAVIGHDRGARVATRLVKDHPSLVARFAALDNIPTRMIFERMNADFAQAGWFFFFNGVRDLPEALVQGREEVWLRHIFTSWLYDISAISDTDIEIYRRAYAAPGGLRGAFEDYRAWRQDFEQDKQDANVKISVPTLALWGAEFDGAKFVDMRELWHEMASDLTCAPIALAGHFPHEERPIETNEALLAFLRDWKG; from the coding sequence ATGAATACGCCAATTTCGTGCCATCGTCGTACCGTCAACGGGATCAAGCTGCACTACACGCTTGCAGGCGATGGCCCTCCGGTCGTGCTGCTGCACGGCTTTCCCGAAACGTCGCATACATGGCGGCGGCAGATACCGGTACTGAGCCGCCACTATCAGTTGATCGTGCCGGACCTGAGAGGCTATGGCGCCTCCGATAAGCCGGTGAGCGGCTACGACAAGCGCACGATGGCGAACGACATCAAGGAACTGCTCGCGACGCTCGGCATATCCCGTGCCGCGGTGATCGGGCATGACCGCGGCGCGCGCGTCGCGACGCGGCTCGTGAAAGATCATCCGTCGCTGGTCGCGCGCTTTGCGGCGCTCGACAATATTCCGACGCGCATGATTTTCGAGCGCATGAATGCCGATTTTGCGCAAGCGGGCTGGTTCTTTTTCTTCAACGGCGTGCGCGATCTGCCCGAAGCACTCGTGCAAGGGCGCGAAGAAGTGTGGCTGCGCCATATTTTCACATCGTGGCTCTATGACATCAGCGCGATCAGCGATACGGACATCGAAATCTATCGCCGCGCGTATGCGGCGCCCGGCGGTTTGCGCGGCGCATTCGAGGACTACCGCGCATGGCGGCAGGATTTCGAGCAGGACAAGCAGGATGCGAACGTGAAAATATCGGTGCCGACACTTGCGCTATGGGGTGCCGAGTTCGACGGGGCGAAATTCGTCGATATGCGCGAACTCTGGCACGAGATGGCCTCGGACCTTACATGCGCGCCGATCGCGCTAGCAGGCCACTTTCCACACGAAGAGCGGCCGATCGAAACGAATGAAGCGCTGCTTGCTTTTCTGCGCGACTGGAAGGGGTGA
- a CDS encoding SDR family NAD(P)-dependent oxidoreductase, with protein MSNPKKVAVVTGASQGIGAEIVKGFREQGYAVVATARSIRPSDDPGIVTIAGDIGDREVAKRVIDAAISNFGRIDTLVNNAGIFIAKPFTQYTTEDYAAVLNVNVSGFFHVTQFAIEQMEKNKSGHVVQITTSLADHAVSGVPSVLASLTKGGLNAATKSLAIEYAKTGIRVNAVSPGIIKSPMHAVETHDALGALHPLGHMGEMSDIVNAVLYLDNAPFVTGEILHVDGGQSAGH; from the coding sequence ATGAGCAACCCGAAGAAAGTCGCAGTCGTCACAGGTGCATCGCAAGGCATCGGTGCTGAAATCGTCAAGGGTTTCCGCGAGCAAGGCTACGCCGTTGTCGCAACGGCACGATCGATCAGGCCCTCCGACGATCCCGGCATCGTGACGATTGCCGGCGACATCGGCGATCGCGAGGTCGCAAAGCGCGTGATCGATGCGGCGATCTCCAACTTCGGGCGCATCGACACGCTCGTCAATAACGCGGGCATCTTCATCGCGAAACCGTTCACCCAATATACGACTGAAGATTACGCGGCGGTCCTGAACGTCAACGTGAGCGGCTTCTTCCATGTCACGCAATTCGCGATCGAGCAGATGGAAAAGAACAAAAGCGGCCACGTCGTTCAGATCACGACGTCGCTTGCCGACCATGCGGTGTCGGGCGTGCCGTCCGTGCTCGCCTCGCTGACCAAGGGCGGCCTGAACGCCGCCACGAAGTCGCTCGCCATCGAATATGCGAAGACCGGCATTCGCGTCAACGCAGTGTCGCCCGGCATCATCAAGTCGCCGATGCACGCAGTGGAAACGCACGACGCGCTCGGTGCGCTGCATCCGCTTGGCCATATGGGCGAAATGAGTGATATCGTCAACGCGGTGCTGTACCTCGACAACGCGCCGTTCGTCACCGGCGAGATCCTGCACGTCGATGGCGGCCAGAGCGCGGGCCATTGA
- a CDS encoding flavin reductase family protein, whose product MSQFKAVALEHASRLINHGPTVLVTSSDGVRRNIMAAAWSMPVEFTPPRIAIVIDKSTYTRELVLASGTFGVCIPGVAAADLTYAVGSSSGRGRDKFAEYGIEPIAGPVLELPLVETNCAAWLECRLIREPHTEEAYDTCFGEVVSAASDPRVFDNGHWIFDSSNESLHTLHHLGAGNFASASNILRARPLP is encoded by the coding sequence ATGAGCCAATTCAAAGCCGTTGCACTCGAGCATGCAAGCCGCCTGATCAATCATGGGCCGACCGTGCTCGTCACCAGCAGCGACGGCGTGCGGCGCAATATCATGGCCGCCGCCTGGTCGATGCCTGTCGAATTCACGCCGCCGCGTATCGCGATCGTTATCGACAAGAGCACGTATACGCGCGAGCTTGTCCTGGCGAGCGGCACGTTCGGCGTGTGCATACCGGGCGTCGCCGCGGCCGATCTGACGTATGCGGTCGGTTCGTCGAGCGGGCGCGGCAGGGACAAGTTCGCCGAATACGGCATCGAGCCGATCGCAGGCCCGGTGCTGGAGTTGCCGCTCGTGGAGACGAACTGCGCAGCGTGGCTCGAATGCAGGCTGATTCGCGAGCCGCATACCGAAGAGGCTTACGATACTTGCTTCGGTGAAGTGGTGTCGGCAGCGTCCGACCCGCGCGTGTTCGACAACGGGCACTGGATATTCGATTCATCGAACGAGTCGTTGCATACCCTTCATCATCTGGGCGCCGGAAATTTCGCGAGCGCGTCGAACATACTGCGCGCGAGACCGCTTCCATAA
- a CDS encoding acid phosphatase: MRLYTNRLSLHAALVSGVLLLAACGGGDDNSSSTNASAPPAPPDPSFVDSAPIPDVPAFVDNIATNQRGDARFATVATNAGVRLVSRFLDLWMPLTPIVDAGVSAPAVGSFPAIVPSTWTGLPNDGTPGGTILNAAVLAQNIQFASDETTNRTQAQADAAYFDDRRGKGFSVTDGMGPLTDAWRAAAQQTTSITSIPANATTVLFNDTGNNIGVGGSANSTFGHVVDLLSAMGNNASTEPAKRFYKYARPYRWSTSVIVDPTLVPAESTDPTTDGGYISGHEAEAMRDALTMAYCVPERGSEMIARGLELGENRILAGMHSPLDVMAGRMFAIAAAVANLNDPANATLKSEAFQQAHTALEAATNTTPANFLAFAHSGTLATDRFADYATNKADEIRRMTFGFAQIESTDAAPVVPKGAEVLLETRYPYLSADQRRVVIKTTEFPSGFPVMDDPEGYGRIDAFAAFNGYGQFNGSVVISMDATQGGFSANDTWRNDITGAGKLTLNGTGTLQLAGNNGYSGGTQVSGGAIEADSATAFGTGDVYVGAGSAIVSASAPVKVGGKFTMLPGTTLEMDVDGSGGGQLNVGGQLTFAGSTLHVKFANGFTPKAGDTIELISGGVGNQHFSTVTVDGFNASAVYSNGTVSIRINS; the protein is encoded by the coding sequence ATGCGTTTATACACAAATCGTTTGTCGCTGCACGCAGCGCTCGTATCAGGCGTTTTACTGCTCGCCGCCTGCGGCGGCGGCGATGACAATAGCAGCAGCACGAATGCGTCGGCACCGCCGGCACCGCCGGACCCGAGTTTCGTCGATAGCGCGCCGATTCCCGACGTGCCCGCATTCGTCGATAACATCGCGACCAATCAGCGCGGCGACGCGCGCTTCGCTACGGTAGCCACGAATGCGGGTGTGCGTCTTGTCTCGCGTTTTCTCGATCTCTGGATGCCGCTAACGCCGATCGTGGACGCGGGCGTTTCCGCGCCGGCCGTGGGATCGTTCCCGGCCATCGTGCCATCCACCTGGACCGGCCTGCCGAACGACGGCACGCCCGGCGGCACGATCCTCAATGCTGCCGTGCTGGCCCAGAACATCCAGTTCGCGAGCGACGAGACGACGAACCGCACGCAGGCCCAGGCCGACGCAGCCTATTTCGACGACCGGCGCGGCAAAGGCTTTAGCGTAACCGACGGCATGGGGCCGCTTACCGACGCCTGGCGTGCCGCGGCCCAACAAACGACGTCGATCACGAGCATTCCCGCGAATGCGACGACCGTGCTGTTCAACGACACGGGGAACAATATCGGCGTCGGCGGCAGCGCGAATTCGACCTTCGGGCACGTGGTGGACCTGCTGTCGGCGATGGGCAATAACGCGTCGACGGAGCCGGCGAAGCGCTTTTACAAGTACGCACGGCCATACCGGTGGAGCACGAGTGTGATCGTCGATCCGACGCTGGTGCCGGCCGAAAGCACGGACCCGACCACCGACGGCGGTTATATCAGCGGCCACGAAGCGGAAGCGATGCGCGACGCGTTGACGATGGCTTACTGTGTGCCCGAGCGCGGCTCCGAGATGATCGCGCGCGGGCTCGAGCTGGGCGAGAACCGCATTCTTGCCGGCATGCATTCGCCGCTCGATGTGATGGCGGGACGCATGTTTGCGATCGCGGCGGCCGTCGCCAATCTGAACGATCCGGCAAACGCTACTCTGAAGTCCGAAGCATTCCAGCAGGCGCATACGGCATTGGAAGCAGCGACGAATACGACACCCGCCAACTTCCTTGCGTTCGCGCATTCGGGAACGCTCGCTACCGACCGGTTCGCCGACTATGCGACGAACAAGGCCGACGAGATCAGACGCATGACGTTCGGCTTCGCGCAGATCGAATCGACCGACGCGGCGCCTGTGGTGCCGAAGGGCGCGGAGGTGCTGCTCGAAACGCGCTACCCGTATCTGAGCGCGGACCAGCGTCGCGTGGTGATCAAGACCACTGAATTTCCGTCCGGTTTCCCGGTGATGGACGATCCGGAAGGATACGGACGCATCGACGCGTTCGCTGCGTTCAACGGCTATGGCCAGTTCAACGGCAGCGTCGTGATTTCGATGGATGCGACGCAAGGCGGGTTCAGTGCGAACGATACCTGGCGCAATGACATCACGGGCGCCGGCAAGCTGACGCTCAATGGCACGGGCACGCTGCAGCTTGCCGGCAATAACGGCTATTCGGGCGGCACGCAGGTGTCGGGCGGTGCGATCGAGGCGGATTCGGCAACGGCGTTCGGTACCGGCGATGTGTATGTCGGCGCGGGCTCGGCGATTGTCAGCGCGAGCGCGCCGGTGAAAGTGGGCGGCAAGTTCACGATGTTGCCGGGCACGACGCTCGAGATGGATGTCGATGGCTCGGGCGGCGGGCAACTCAATGTGGGCGGCCAACTGACGTTTGCGGGCAGCACGCTGCATGTGAAGTTCGCGAACGGCTTCACGCCGAAGGCGGGCGATACGATCGAGCTGATTAGCGGCGGTGTCGGCAACCAGCACTTCTCGACAGTGACGGTGGACGGGTTCAATGCGTCGGCGGTCTATTCGAACGGCACGGTATCGATCCGTATCAATTCGTAA
- a CDS encoding LysR family transcriptional regulator, which yields MDTLRNMKIFVEVAEAGSFTAAAQQLDTTTGYVSRSVSELEAHLRTRLLNRTTRRIALTEAGERYLSRCLAILESVTQAELEASEAHARPAGTLKVHAMSSIGQNYVVPAVAAFQERFPAVTVDLVLSQNVPDLLEDGFDVALRVSPGALPDSNYISHQLGTVRSVLCASPSYLDVHGVPESVEDLSHHMCLQVAIPIFPADRWTLIGPDGAREFPLPNTRFRVNLPDAMAAALHEGMGIGALPALTVRSAFRHRTLVRVLPEYYLQELNIYVVYASRQYLDAKIKAWVEFAKEWIADALQEDSVAFRKPAQAGKPDEG from the coding sequence ATGGACACGCTCCGCAATATGAAGATCTTCGTCGAGGTTGCAGAAGCGGGTAGCTTCACGGCAGCGGCCCAGCAACTCGACACGACAACGGGCTATGTGTCGAGATCGGTCTCCGAACTGGAGGCGCATCTGCGCACGCGCTTGCTGAATCGCACGACGCGACGAATCGCGCTGACCGAGGCCGGCGAGCGCTATCTAAGCAGGTGCCTCGCGATTCTGGAGTCCGTGACGCAGGCGGAACTCGAAGCGTCGGAAGCGCATGCGAGGCCCGCCGGCACGTTAAAGGTGCATGCGATGTCGAGCATCGGGCAAAACTATGTCGTGCCCGCGGTTGCTGCGTTTCAGGAGCGCTTTCCCGCGGTAACCGTGGATCTCGTGCTGTCGCAGAATGTGCCCGATCTGCTCGAAGACGGGTTCGACGTCGCGCTGCGCGTCTCGCCCGGTGCGCTGCCCGATTCGAACTACATCTCGCATCAGTTGGGAACGGTGCGCAGCGTGCTGTGCGCGTCGCCGTCGTACCTCGACGTGCATGGCGTGCCGGAATCGGTCGAAGACCTGTCGCATCACATGTGTTTGCAGGTCGCGATACCGATCTTTCCGGCGGACCGCTGGACCCTGATCGGCCCCGACGGGGCGCGCGAATTTCCTCTGCCGAATACGCGTTTCAGGGTGAATTTGCCGGATGCGATGGCCGCAGCGCTTCATGAGGGGATGGGCATCGGCGCACTGCCGGCGCTGACGGTGCGCTCGGCGTTTCGTCATCGAACGCTGGTGCGTGTGCTGCCGGAATACTATCTGCAGGAACTCAATATCTATGTCGTCTATGCGTCGCGTCAGTATCTCGACGCGAAGATCAAGGCATGGGTCGAGTTCGCGAAGGAATGGATTGCCGATGCGTTGCAGGAGGACTCGGTTGCGTTCAGGAAGCCCGCGCAAGCGGGCAAGCCGGACGAGGGTTGA
- a CDS encoding YbfB/YjiJ family MFS transporter, protein MENTMGRARGARTLEAVAGALVLAIGMGFGRFSFTGMYPLMVRDGVIDVTAGSVAASANYAGYLLGAILMSRFKHGHAARLCQLSMIGTIACLAVLSLPLSPSLIAAVRFIAGVVSAVSLVAASIWLLHVVGHHHGAPVLFAGVGLGIVVSAEIIAIGAAEHFNSAALWALLAAATLLLSAMAWPRLGARRDEDQDEDKGENADAEDAESGNDREAKAIADAGARNGAHQRSAPNAYVLVALYGLAGFGYIVTATYLPLLVKNAVPGINPVHIWAAFGLGAVPSCFLWHWLNHRFGSRRSMALNLLVQAAGVMLPVFAESATTFLASALLVGGTFVGTVTIAMPVARQIASTVRFNIMATMTAAYGVGQILGPLVSTALFARTHSFEQPLMAAGAALIAAAALACK, encoded by the coding sequence ATGGAAAACACAATGGGTCGTGCGCGCGGCGCACGTACGCTCGAAGCCGTCGCCGGCGCACTGGTGCTCGCAATAGGCATGGGCTTCGGCCGCTTTTCGTTTACCGGCATGTACCCGCTGATGGTTCGCGATGGAGTGATCGACGTGACGGCGGGCTCGGTTGCGGCGTCGGCGAATTACGCGGGCTATCTGCTCGGCGCAATTTTGATGAGCCGCTTCAAGCATGGACATGCGGCCCGGCTGTGCCAGTTGTCGATGATCGGCACGATTGCATGTCTCGCTGTGCTTTCGCTGCCCCTCTCACCGTCTCTGATCGCCGCGGTGAGATTCATTGCCGGGGTCGTCAGCGCGGTCTCGCTCGTCGCCGCTTCGATCTGGCTGCTGCATGTGGTCGGTCACCATCACGGTGCGCCGGTGCTGTTTGCGGGCGTTGGACTCGGCATTGTCGTCTCCGCGGAAATCATTGCGATCGGCGCGGCGGAGCACTTCAATAGCGCTGCGCTGTGGGCATTGCTCGCTGCGGCGACGCTGTTGCTGTCCGCGATGGCATGGCCGCGCCTCGGGGCGCGCCGCGACGAAGACCAAGACGAAGACAAAGGCGAAAACGCCGACGCAGAAGACGCGGAATCCGGGAACGATCGAGAGGCAAAGGCGATCGCCGACGCCGGCGCGAGAAACGGCGCACACCAACGTTCAGCGCCCAACGCGTATGTGCTCGTCGCCCTGTATGGCCTCGCGGGCTTCGGCTATATCGTGACCGCCACGTATCTGCCCCTGCTCGTCAAAAACGCGGTGCCCGGCATCAACCCCGTTCATATCTGGGCCGCATTCGGCCTCGGCGCGGTGCCCTCGTGCTTCTTGTGGCATTGGCTCAATCACAGATTCGGCAGCCGCCGCTCGATGGCATTGAACCTGCTCGTACAGGCGGCCGGCGTGATGCTGCCGGTGTTCGCCGAATCCGCGACGACGTTTCTGGCGAGCGCGTTGCTGGTAGGCGGCACCTTCGTCGGCACTGTCACGATCGCCATGCCGGTCGCAAGGCAAATCGCCTCGACGGTGCGTTTCAACATCATGGCGACGATGACGGCGGCGTACGGCGTCGGACAGATTCTCGGGCCGCTCGTATCGACCGCGCTGTTCGCGCGCACGCATTCGTTCGAACAGCCGCTGATGGCCGCGGGTGCCGCGCTGATCGCGGCTGCCGCTCTGGCCTGCAAGTAA
- a CDS encoding tautomerase family protein, translating to MPIVTIQVTREGSAPGKDAVTAEEKARLIKGVSEVLLNVLNKPMEATFVVIQEVEKENWGWGGLPVDEFRALKKAKSA from the coding sequence ATGCCTATCGTGACCATTCAGGTAACCCGCGAAGGATCGGCGCCCGGCAAAGACGCCGTCACGGCCGAAGAAAAAGCGAGGCTGATCAAGGGCGTCAGCGAAGTGCTGCTGAACGTGCTGAACAAACCGATGGAAGCCACGTTTGTCGTGATTCAGGAAGTCGAAAAAGAAAACTGGGGCTGGGGCGGTTTGCCTGTAGACGAATTCCGCGCGCTCAAGAAAGCGAAATCTGCGTGA
- a CDS encoding NAD(P)H-dependent flavin oxidoreductase, whose product MKTRSGNQSLLKMLSISKPIIQAPMAGVSTPALAAAVSNAGGLGSLGVGAMKADAAREAIRQTRARTQAPFNVNVFTHEPAVGNATVEKAWLDWLAPYFSNYGANAPEQLGEIYTSFVEDQAMLEVFLEEKPAVVSFHFGLPSGRIISALKDAGIVLFASATNLSEACAAVNAGVDALVAQGVEAGGHRGMFNPGEFDEALGTFALTRLLVEKFDLPIIAAGGIMDGAGIAAALALGAQAAQLGTAFVASPETSIDSGYRAALLSEQAQHTVLTSAISGRPARSMMNRFTELGLDANAPATPRYPIAYDAGKALHAAAKAKGDFGYGAHWAGQAAALARSLPAAELMAVLDAELKDAIRGLQQYGG is encoded by the coding sequence ATGAAAACGCGCTCCGGGAATCAATCTCTTTTAAAGATGCTAAGCATCTCGAAACCGATTATTCAGGCGCCCATGGCCGGTGTCAGTACGCCGGCATTGGCGGCGGCCGTATCGAATGCAGGCGGTTTGGGGTCGCTCGGCGTGGGCGCGATGAAAGCCGATGCAGCGCGCGAGGCGATCAGGCAAACACGAGCGCGTACGCAAGCGCCGTTCAACGTCAACGTCTTTACGCATGAACCGGCGGTGGGCAATGCGACGGTCGAGAAAGCCTGGCTAGACTGGCTCGCACCGTACTTCAGCAACTACGGAGCGAACGCGCCCGAGCAGCTCGGCGAGATCTACACGAGCTTCGTGGAAGATCAGGCGATGCTCGAGGTCTTTCTCGAAGAGAAGCCCGCTGTCGTGAGTTTTCACTTCGGGTTGCCGTCGGGCAGGATTATCAGCGCGCTAAAAGACGCCGGCATAGTTCTGTTTGCATCGGCGACCAATCTGAGCGAGGCGTGCGCGGCCGTCAATGCAGGCGTCGATGCACTGGTCGCGCAAGGTGTCGAAGCGGGCGGCCATCGCGGCATGTTCAACCCCGGCGAGTTCGACGAAGCGCTCGGCACATTCGCGCTCACGCGTCTGCTGGTGGAGAAATTCGATCTGCCCATCATCGCCGCAGGCGGCATCATGGATGGCGCGGGCATTGCGGCTGCGCTGGCGCTCGGCGCGCAGGCGGCGCAACTCGGCACCGCTTTCGTGGCGAGCCCCGAAACCTCGATCGATAGCGGCTATCGCGCCGCGCTTCTCAGCGAGCAGGCGCAACACACCGTGCTGACGTCGGCAATTTCCGGCCGGCCGGCACGCAGCATGATGAACCGCTTCACCGAGCTGGGTCTCGACGCGAACGCGCCGGCGACGCCTCGGTATCCGATCGCCTACGATGCCGGCAAGGCGCTGCACGCCGCGGCGAAGGCGAAAGGCGACTTCGGTTACGGCGCACATTGGGCCGGCCAGGCCGCGGCGCTTGCACGCTCGCTGCCGGCCGCGGAACTGATGGCCGTGCTCGACGCGGAGCTCAAGGACGCGATTCGCGGGTTGCAGCAGTACGGCGGTTGA
- a CDS encoding enterotoxin A family protein, which translates to MSRLDDSETADLTDAVRHIQGDVNHRGSFISEDTITRARNLQKSAAPLQLRNYRPASSLQMSGTRGSHVRQLFESARQNLSEGGVAHIGLGLNPRGTDTGTTGHVLMLQRLPRGQFALFDPNNGVITYSSRRNMEAGLRRYLDEAFQDTGMQLTPDFVQYYARSLPAPGTTVSQTPVEAPDRPQARPEPPLTASAQPESRARDALEMHADQSNSLSSGMLAGAAGQPDAMSGMDRGLATVALRDMSQGHSSNLTDATENIRRRLTDPARRAVTLDEVSDMQHSNGNGIVEPLPGYTRRRGSVGILAAANVVADLRQHFGSLHATDNTGTGYPTELAVINLAMRPGVGGGATGTRADGVPVVVQRMRQMDDFEGDSYELYEPGSGVYRYRSFGEMADALRGVFDVGFSELGGVDHADTTYYANLATPMAAAGGSPPESASSAFANFDLGELERRLGIIDARPGVTPRPDLPPPPVVIEPRADLKRWASTPMVLKPDGLFRPSTMSPAQLKAHGGFDSEKTRVNDIDLGVHNLDIASNPHLVDSAGYLGTFRKEKTALERMPGTAANGYIYFVAPTPNMVDVAGSLGHQMHAPWDGEVAAMGWIDYPQIRGWREVKDGVPGKYVANPDYRWDVYDQTSMAGAQPQLSRLPIDNNIWNQTGFNAFVSGGGAGGEPRKFNENPNVAHVLFYDAAWEKVRELNRRQAAGLDYRGPLRLHAYGSADASKTGIYIDPDNKVQVNTMYSPSSTAEGTRHDFSFADDGRFHLRDDYNKVLRVGSDGYLELGDAPSDPASLNGVFEYDGKHLIHQEDMKLLTTGLSAFTPFVDSENHGARSEWHLRAPDGKDVNPPRVNVHTFRNHASGSPQQLHAFYMDPDTALPTGATRFITRIPDNPFTGRFLDNVDRITPEIARDTASWLRKRNAALLFDDGFYATSNRPDVMEVRRLDGIPVWQAEGVDVDPDHISPVQYKTLLPLSSSYRMPDETRRLVEAREQRRDRVASMLTPAPTVAAQRSI; encoded by the coding sequence TTGAGCAGGCTCGACGATTCCGAAACTGCGGACTTGACCGATGCGGTGCGGCACATACAAGGCGATGTGAACCATCGCGGCAGCTTTATTTCCGAAGACACGATTACGCGCGCCCGCAACCTGCAAAAATCTGCCGCACCGCTGCAACTGCGCAACTACCGTCCGGCGTCCTCGCTGCAGATGAGCGGAACGCGTGGGTCGCACGTTCGCCAGCTGTTCGAATCCGCACGCCAGAATCTGAGCGAAGGAGGCGTCGCGCATATCGGATTGGGTTTGAATCCGCGGGGCACGGATACGGGTACGACGGGACACGTATTGATGTTGCAGCGGCTGCCCCGCGGGCAGTTTGCCCTGTTTGATCCGAATAACGGTGTGATCACCTATTCGAGCCGACGCAATATGGAAGCGGGGCTGCGCCGATATCTCGACGAAGCCTTCCAGGACACGGGCATGCAGCTTACGCCGGATTTCGTGCAGTACTACGCACGTTCGCTGCCGGCACCCGGCACAACGGTTTCGCAGACGCCGGTAGAGGCGCCCGATCGGCCTCAGGCTCGGCCTGAACCCCCGCTCACCGCGTCCGCACAACCCGAATCTCGGGCCCGCGATGCACTCGAAATGCATGCGGACCAGTCGAACAGCCTGTCGAGCGGCATGTTGGCGGGAGCGGCCGGTCAACCGGACGCAATGTCGGGAATGGACCGCGGCCTTGCGACCGTTGCGTTGCGCGATATGTCGCAGGGGCATTCGTCGAATCTGACCGATGCAACGGAAAACATCAGACGCAGGCTGACGGACCCGGCGCGAAGAGCGGTAACGCTCGATGAAGTTTCCGATATGCAGCACAGCAATGGCAACGGCATTGTCGAGCCCTTGCCCGGTTATACGAGGCGCCGGGGCTCGGTCGGTATATTGGCCGCTGCAAATGTGGTCGCCGACCTGCGACAGCATTTCGGCAGCCTGCACGCGACCGACAATACGGGCACCGGATATCCGACGGAACTGGCCGTGATCAATCTCGCAATGCGCCCAGGCGTTGGCGGCGGTGCGACCGGCACGCGGGCCGATGGCGTACCGGTCGTCGTGCAGCGGATGCGCCAGATGGACGATTTCGAGGGCGATAGCTACGAGCTCTACGAACCGGGCTCGGGCGTCTACCGCTATCGCAGCTTCGGCGAAATGGCGGACGCGCTGCGTGGCGTCTTCGATGTCGGCTTCTCCGAGCTGGGCGGCGTCGATCATGCGGACACGACTTACTACGCGAATCTGGCGACGCCGATGGCCGCGGCCGGCGGTTCGCCACCGGAGAGCGCGTCCTCCGCGTTTGCGAATTTCGATCTTGGTGAACTCGAGCGGAGGCTCGGCATCATCGACGCGCGTCCAGGCGTGACGCCAAGGCCGGATCTGCCGCCGCCACCGGTCGTGATCGAGCCGAGAGCGGACCTGAAACGTTGGGCTTCGACGCCGATGGTGCTAAAGCCGGACGGATTGTTCCGGCCGTCGACGATGTCGCCTGCGCAGCTCAAGGCGCATGGCGGCTTCGATAGCGAGAAGACACGCGTCAACGACATCGATCTTGGCGTACACAATCTCGATATCGCGTCGAATCCGCATCTTGTCGACAGCGCCGGATATCTCGGCACGTTCCGCAAGGAGAAGACCGCGCTCGAACGGATGCCGGGCACCGCTGCAAACGGCTATATCTATTTCGTGGCGCCGACGCCGAACATGGTGGACGTTGCGGGGAGTCTCGGCCATCAGATGCACGCGCCGTGGGATGGCGAAGTCGCGGCGATGGGATGGATCGACTATCCGCAAATCCGCGGATGGCGCGAGGTCAAGGATGGCGTGCCGGGCAAATACGTCGCTAACCCCGACTACCGATGGGACGTCTATGACCAGACCAGCATGGCCGGCGCACAGCCGCAATTGTCGCGTTTGCCGATCGATAACAACATCTGGAATCAAACGGGCTTCAACGCGTTCGTATCGGGTGGCGGCGCGGGCGGCGAGCCAAGGAAATTCAACGAGAATCCGAATGTCGCCCACGTGCTCTTCTACGATGCCGCGTGGGAAAAGGTCCGCGAACTGAACCGCCGCCAGGCGGCGGGTCTCGATTACCGCGGGCCGTTGCGTCTGCATGCATACGGTAGCGCCGACGCATCGAAAACCGGTATCTACATCGATCCGGATAACAAGGTGCAAGTCAACACGATGTACTCGCCGTCGTCGACGGCCGAAGGTACCCGCCACGATTTCAGCTTTGCCGACGACGGCCGCTTTCATTTGCGCGACGACTACAACAAGGTTCTGCGCGTCGGCTCCGACGGCTATCTCGAGCTGGGTGATGCACCGTCCGACCCGGCCTCGCTGAACGGCGTATTCGAATACGACGGAAAACACCTGATTCACCAGGAAGATATGAAATTGCTGACGACCGGTTTGTCGGCGTTCACGCCGTTCGTCGATAGCGAAAACCATGGCGCGCGCAGCGAATGGCATTTGCGCGCGCCGGACGGAAAAGACGTCAATCCGCCTCGCGTCAACGTCCATACGTTTCGCAATCATGCAAGCGGTAGCCCGCAACAGCTTCACGCGTTTTACATGGACCCGGACACTGCCTTGCCGACAGGCGCGACGCGCTTCATTACCCGGATACCCGATAACCCGTTCACCGGCAGGTTCCTCGATAACGTCGACCGGATCACGCCCGAGATAGCACGCGACACGGCGTCATGGTTGCGCAAGAGAAACGCGGCATTGCTGTTCGACGATGGCTTTTACGCGACATCGAACCGCCCCGATGTCATGGAAGTGCGCAGGCTCGACGGAATACCGGTATGGCAAGCCGAAGGCGTCGACGTCGATCCGGATCACATCAGCCCGGTGCAATACAAGACACTGCTGCCGCTATCGTCGAGTTACCGGATGCCGGATGAAACCAGGCGTCTCGTCGAGGCGCGGGAGCAGCGGCGCGATCGTGTGGCTTCCATGCTGACGCCGGCGCCAACGGTCGCTGCGCAACGCTCGATTTGA